CTTAATACTTTTCATCTGTGTATGACTTTCTCCATCAATGTCCACCTTCACATCTCTCACTAAATCAAATTGTATGTTAAGGAATGGAGATCAGTTCCTGAAGGAAATCGCTACTGAAACTAGACAAGAACAGCTGAGTTACTGCTACCTGGAGCTGTTCCTTTGCCATGCAATTGCTCTGCCTCACCGTTCTGCCTTATGACAGCAGCCATGTGGCTATGACCTTTCTGGAACTCATTTAGTATGTCATAAAGAGGCATTGTCTCTGAAACCCTGCCATATAAGTAGATGCACAACTTGATTAGCTATAAtagcttaattaatttgttcAATCTACTCTCTTTGTGATGCTTATTTGATGATTCATAAGAACTCGGCAGGAACTAATGACAAATCAGGCAAGAGGGTGGTCTCATATACTGCTAATTGTTGCTATGAAGCAGTCCCTAATTCTATGCAAAattgaaaggaaaagaatgcATTGACTGAAGCTTAGCGATTAACTTTTTAGCATGTCTATGATAATTCCCTTTGTTCTGTGAGATTAGAGGAGTTGGGGGAATATACATTTGTCAAATAAACAATTTGCAGACCAATGGTCATTCAAGGAAAAAGATGTACTCTACAACAAAATTGAGTTTACCTTGGGATTTTGCGAATAGTGACATTCTTTACAGGAATTTCATCATCTGGATGAATAGTTAGCAAGTTCTTCACCTGTAACTAggaagaaatactaatatgaAATAGAGCGCATAGAATTACTCTTCATGTGAAAATTTGCTAACAAGCCATTACCAATACAAGTCCGATTACGTTTCTAGGATTCTCATGATAAACAGGCACTCTGCTATGCCCCGACTCTAAAATGAACCTCATCAGAGCACTGCACGTTAGCATTCTGCAGTTATGAGACGTGTTCTATTCACAGGAAAGATCAAATGCTTGTTAATAAATGATTTAGTGTCTGTTTTCCTTGATGAAATTCCAGCGTACCTGTCAAGTTTAGCGTTTATATCAATAGAAAAAGTTTCAGATATGGGTGTCATTGCATCTTTTGCAGTTTTCTCAGTGAGCTCAAGTGCTCCTGCAATGATCATCGTCTCATCACGTGTCAATTCTCCACCTTTTCCAGCCTGCATATTATTCAAAACGTTCTAGTACTTGGGAAAAGAATCTAACAAGCAACAGTTATGGAAATAACTTCCATGTACCTCATTTCCATGCAAATCTACAAGCGTCTTCAGCTCAGCTCTGCGGAAAAGAGGTTCATGTTCATCTCCCAACAAATAGTCTAGTAGCTGGTAAAGTTTTAATCAAACTCAGGATCCTTGATCAACTAATCTTTTATGGACTTGTCATGGATACTGGAAATATTACCTTGCTTATCGGATATGCAATAGGGAAGCAAATGCAAACCAGAACTCGGACAATTGGAGCTACTGTTGCACCAATTGCCAAACCATACCGAGAACAAACAGCCTGGGGTAAAATCTGTACATGAAATTGCAAATTTCATGAAGTGCACACTACAATTAAAGGAAGCCAATTGTCATCTAGACTACCCGTAGCCGTGTTACTATGTTCTTTGAAAATTGGCATTCGAAACTAACCTCGCCAAACAAAAGTATCAAGGTCACAGAAATAAGAATAGCACCCCAAGCTGTAATTAAACCATCCAAAAATATGGGCAGTGTCTGCATAAACAACTGATTATGAAGTcgaatattttttcatacttgGGAAATCTTAGTGTTGAGCACTTCTGTTAGCAATTACCTCCATGGCTGCTGCATTACAGATCAATAACGTGCAGAGTAGCAGATGCTGCCTTTTCACTACTGGCAATATCTTTGCTGTTACAGAAAATCACAAGCTTATTTCACTACTGGCAATATTTTCTTGCTCAATTCAAAAGGAAACATATGGGTGATGACCTGAGAGACTTATAGGTGCTCTTAGTACCATTACATTTAAATGATGCTGACTCAGTATCAGGCACTTCTCATCCAAACACAAGCAACACAAGAACAAACATAGCAAGAAAAGGAACAACTAGACGGTACTgtaaaacaaattaatatgtaCGAACTTCTGAAATGAACAATTACTTGCGTGTTTTCGATCACTAGGCGTTCCGGACTTGGCAAGGACCTCAAGATCAACAAGGCTCATGGACATGAGTCCTAAGGTGAGTCCAGACATCAAACCAGCAAACAACACTAGAAAAACAACAACAGCAATATGGATAAAGAACCCAGTTCCACAGCATACATATTCTATTGCCATTCAGTATcactcttctttctttctttctctaccTGTTCTTGATATGCATACAGGCAAAGGAAGAAGTTCACAACTACGGTTCCCAATTTATATCAAGCTCAAGTATTTGGTGGGTCATGACACAGCAATGCATAGATTGCACTTGATGGACAAGACAACAATAAAGATTAGATTCTGATGAATGCAGCATCTAGGTTGAAACTTCTCGAAAATGACTTTTATcctttatgtattttaataattacttCTATGttaaaaaaggaagaaagaaagacttAGACAACAGACTTGAAAAGTGCAACAAATTATTTAGTGCGCCTTGATGCACATGACAGTAGCATATCCGTCTCTCACATCAAAGTTGAAGGttgaaatgaaatatttggtgcgcttaaaaataaaaatacccaTTTGCATGAATGTTAAGTTGGAAATGAAAATCATATATGAATGAAAATAAGGACAGAAGAAGTGGGAGATTATTCGACATGGTACCTGTCATTTAGTGGATTGGGTGCAAATGAGAGTGACTTTGCACAGCATTTTTACTGAACCTGATCTATGGTTAGAGATGTATAGGCAATTCCCAATTAGATGGTTCAGATTTAGATCATGTATACACTATGCAACAATTTCTATGTGAACCCTGCAAGAGATTGATGAATGGTTTCCCTGTGTGAAAAAAGCTAAACGGCTCAAGGCATATATTCTTGTCTTGTTTTTGTTCCCATAAAAGCAAAGACAAGTAAGCAAATTCTCCTTGAGTACAACATTTTCCTGTCAGCTGTCATGTGCTTGTTAGGTCATCTGGGGGCCTCCCACCGGAACGTTCTCTTGCAGTAACTatttaaattatcatttaagCTAGGATTACATATATTTTGCACGTACTCAACTCTAGAATTATAGACAATAAACACCCTAGAAATCAATTATAGCTAAGTTACCATTTAAGCTGTGAATCTTAAATCTTGATCTTAATGCGAACGGCTACTTTACTACTTTAATCCGATGGTTTGATGCAAGTGAATTTAATCAAATCTGACGTCCACTTTTAAGTTGTTCTCAACTCATTTAACAACATATTGAGATTCAATTTTTACTTAATGCAAAAGAAGGAATACTTTTGTTTATGCGATTCTGATGTGAAGTTAATCAAAGGCATGTTTCCTTAACTTTCTCTGGGCATCACTTTTGTGATATAGTTACACTCGCGCTGCTTGGAGAAAGGTCAAAAAAGAGGTTCGCATATATGATGAATCGGAGAGAGATTGatcttttagcagttctgcaATTTGCTAATGTATCTTGTTTGTGACGGCAAGAATATATACGAGATAATTGGCATAATGTACCCTAGTTGCATGCCTAAccaaaaaagtaatatattattagtagGATCCAATTAAGTCTAGCTAGAAAGTGCATCATTTGGATTTGGATGTTGGAGGAACACTTTTTTATTTGCTGAAGGTGAAGCTTCAACATAAATTTATGGAATTTcaactattttaaatataaaattgaaattataatgCAGTTTTTTAGTCCTTTATTCTACTATCTATTAGAGATGACAATTTGCCTTCTATTTGTAGGTACATCTATAACTATAGaccttttttaaatttcaggtCCGTCTTGATCGGACTTAATGTTTTCAAGTCTAGATCCGAGTACAGCCCAATCTATCATAAAAAGATAtactattctttttataattttcagaaaaaatCAGATTTGGTGGGCGAgctcaaaaaaaataatatttccaAGCTCGTCCAAAAAATAAACGGGCTTTTACGGGTTCAAACTTGGACAggtttaatataaaaaagtagtGTTCGAATTTGAGGATTTTAGGATGGATTTGAGCGGGTCGAGCAAATACCCAAGTCCACGAACAGATGTACCTGCTATTAGTGACAGGGTCAGGACCGATTTATACCACTTCGCTCCTTCTCCGCTCTAAACTATACTcgaaatttatagaaatatatatatatatatatatatatatatatatatatatatatatatatatatgttttatttataaaataaaagtaaataaatataacttattaaaaaatctattaaatattatctaGATTTATACTTTATTAGTATCAAGCCTTGGATAGAGAGTTTCGAGTTCCTTAACTGATTACACCAGCTTTCATccagaaggaaaaagaaattacaaggcTCAAAAGGCAGATTGATCAAATTGAACATGACCTTAGAAAAGATCAGTCTTCTACAATCCCTTCCTTTACGTCAGGAGCCTCTACATCTTCTGCAATTGCTCCCTCATACTATTCTGCATTTCCTTCCCTCCCACAGCCAGAACAAGAAGGAACTCTTTACCAACCCTTTGGTACTTTCTCACACCTCTACCCAAAAGGCTCCACAACCCAACAAAAGAAAGTATCACATCCTCCAgtctctaaaaaaaataaattgccaGACCAATCACTAATCAGCCCTTATGATTCTGATTCTTCTTCAAATACATCTGAAATggctaatataacagaaaTTCTCATGAACACCTCTACTACTGAACCCAATCCAGAAGTAGTAGAGCCTGAAGATGGCACAAAGGATGCACATTCATATTTTGTTCCTACTGAAGCTTCACATTCAAGGTCAAAACCTACAATTGGAACGGGACCTTGGTTCACCTTTGATGATTTGCCTCCATCAAAATGGAGAGATAaactttctgaatttttggcatggattgatcttcAAATAACTTTTGATGGTGCCACACTTAAATAGGTTCTTGCTGAATTTGTAACGAGATTCACAGGCATTTTAAGGGATTGGTTCCAGTCACAGCCTGAATATACTAGACTCCAATTTATGACTTTGTCAACTCCATCAGCTGTGGTCATAGTCCTCCATAATCAGTTCATTGGAAGTTATGATCTCATTATACGACAACAAAAACATGAATACTTTGATCGAAAATATTGTTCGTTGAAGATCAAGGATTTGGAAAGACATTATTCTGCAAGgtccaaattatattatgTCATTGGAGGACACGACGGCGATGATACGTTGAAATATACTTTCATCACCTCATTACCAGATGAGATATAACTAGAAGTCAACAACATGATCGCCGCAATAAAGAAGCCAGTTACCTTCATTACTCTTGGAGAAATCTGGCAGTTTACTCTCTCATCTATCAATAGATTATGTGACCAACAAGAATTATTCAGAAGATTGTCTCAACGAGATTTGATTGTTCAAAATGCCTGTAACAAAAGCCACCTCAAGATTAAATGTAAGTCCTCCAATTGTGCCTGCTCCAATCacaagaagaaaatcaaacaccatttttaaaaatacccTCGTAACAGAAGTAAAGAATTCAGAGGGAAAATGCCACATACAAAGAAGTTCAGGTACTTCCGAAAAAAGAGGAATCAAGGCAACAAATCAGACAGATGCTACATCTGCCGAAAGAAAGGGCATTATGCTAAGGATTGCCCTCAAAATCTGAAAAAGGCAGCAAAGATGGTCTAGCAAGTTAGCATGTCTATGTTTCTACCAGGTTCATTTGAAGAAGATATAGAGTCTCTCTTATCAGAACAAGACGATCTCACCCCAGAAAGTCTCTttggaatagaagaagaacaTTCAGACTCTACTAATTCTTCAGAAGAATCCTCTTCAGATTATGATGATAAtgaaatttcaattttgatgATCAGTCTTAcctcaaaagaagagaaggatATTCTGACAAATGTGATGCAGTACCCTTTTTCTCCATCTCCAGTTCCTGAGTTATCTTAACTTGCTACTAAGATTCCTCCAGTTCCTTATGTCCTTATACAAGTCTTACCTTCAAGGTACACAAAACCTGTTCCAGTcatagctttctttgacactggagCTTAGAGAAGTATGATGAATCCTGAAGTCCTTCCATCTGAATACTAGAAATCTCATATTCAGTTTTTCAGAGCAGCAAATGGCCAAACTTTCAAGACTACCTTgatcacaaaataaaaaatcggGATACAGTTCTTTCCTGATTATGTGGTATGGATGCACATTATTGGATCAGATCTCCCAAATAAAGACCTCTTAATaggttttgatgtttatcatcaAGCTCAAAGGCTTCAAATTCTTCCCAATGGAATAAAGTTCAAGAGGTAATTTCGTCCATACACAGA
The sequence above is drawn from the Ricinus communis isolate WT05 ecotype wild-type chromosome 7, ASM1957865v1, whole genome shotgun sequence genome and encodes:
- the LOC8267669 gene encoding DUF21 domain-containing protein At2g14520 isoform X1, which encodes MAIEYVCCGTGFFIHIAVVVFLVLFAGLMSGLTLGLMSMSLVDLEVLAKSGTPSDRKHATKILPVVKRQHLLLCTLLICNAAAMETLPIFLDGLITAWGAILISVTLILLFGEILPQAVCSRYGLAIGATVAPIVRVLVCICFPIAYPISKLLDYLLGDEHEPLFRRAELKTLVDLHGNEAGKGGELTRDETMIIAGALELTEKTAKDAMTPISETFSIDINAKLDSALMRFILESGHSRVPVYHENPRNVIGLVLVKNLLTIHPDDEIPVKNVTIRKIPRVSETMPLYDILNEFQKGHSHMAAVIRQNGEAEQLHGKGTAPVRDVKVDIDGESHTQMKSIKSNRSVKKLKSFPIEVNLQRGASKSKRWANGVHSEVLRIDENPLVGLSEEGEAIGIITLEDVIEELLQEEIFDETDYRDGHHSFQKKI
- the LOC8267669 gene encoding DUF21 domain-containing protein At4g33700 isoform X2; its protein translation is MTAKILPVVKRQHLLLCTLLICNAAAMETLPIFLDGLITAWGAILISVTLILLFGEILPQAVCSRYGLAIGATVAPIVRVLVCICFPIAYPISKLLDYLLGDEHEPLFRRAELKTLVDLHGNEAGKGGELTRDETMIIAGALELTEKTAKDAMTPISETFSIDINAKLDSALMRFILESGHSRVPVYHENPRNVIGLVLVKNLLTIHPDDEIPVKNVTIRKIPRVSETMPLYDILNEFQKGHSHMAAVIRQNGEAEQLHGKGTAPVRDVKVDIDGESHTQMKSIKSNRSVKKLKSFPIEVNLQRGASKSKRWANGVHSEVLRIDENPLVGLSEEGEAIGIITLEDVIEELLQEEIFDETDYRDGHHSFQKKI